In Arthrobacter sp. MN05-02, the genomic stretch GATGGTCACTCCTATGAAACGCCCGCCGCCCATCAGGAGCAAAATAGGGCATGTAACAAAGGCTGTAACAATGCATGGAGAAACGGGAGGCAGCGTGGCACACCAGAACGATCCGCAGGTGATCCGGAGGTTGCTGAGCGAGCACGGCCGTTGGGCGGTGGTCGGACTGTCGGACAATCCGCGGCGGGCCGCCGTGGGCGTCTCGCGCTTCCTTCTGGATCGCCTCGGCATGGAGATCGTCCCGGTGAGCCTCAAGGGCGACGACGTCCACGGGCAGAAGGGTTACCGGCGCCTCGCGGACGTCCCGGGGACGATCGACGTCGTGGACTGCTTCGTCAACTCGTCCCGCGTGGGCGCGGTGGTCGACCAGGCCATCGCCGTCGGGGCGAGGGCGGTATGGCTCCAGCTCGGCGTCATCGACGAGGACGCGGCGCGGCGCGCTGCCGATGCCGGGCTCGACGTCGTCATGGACACCTGCCCCGCGATGGAGGCTCCGGCGCTCGGGCTCTAGCCCTCACATGCGCTGGTACTTCGAGCGCACCACCATGAACACGCCGTAGGCCATCAGGCCCAGCGCCACGGCACCGAGGAGCCAGACGCCGAAGGGCTGTTCGCGCAGGGCCTTGAGTGCGCCGTCGATCCCCGTGGACTGTTCCGGGTTGTTCGTCACGGTGGCGACGATCACGAGGATGCCGAGGACCCCGAGGGCGAACCCCTTGGCGATGTAGCCCACGGTCCCGAACAGGACGACGGCGCTGCCGGCCCGTCCCGGCGGGAGGCCGGAGAGCTTCTGCCGGAACCGCCGTGTGGCGCCGCTGTAGATGAAGTAGCCGCCCACCACCAGGATGCCCACGCCGATCGCGAGGAGGAGTGCGGCCCCGGCCGGATGGGACATCAGGGAGGCACTGAGGGAACTGGTGGTGCTGCTGCTGTCACTGGAGCCGCCCATCGCGAAGCGCCCGAACGTGACACCGATCGTCGCGTAGACCACCGCCTGGCCGCCGCTCTTCAGCCGGAAGCCGAGCTTCTCCTTGTCCGGGACGGCCTTCGCACCGAGGAACACCTCGCTGAGCTGGAACAGGGCGAGGGCGATGCAGCCGATGAAGCAGAACCAGAGGAGGAACGACCCTCCCGGAGTGCCGGCGAGCTGGCCGATGGCCCCGCTCTGGTCCGCGCTGCCGGAGCCGCCACCCGCCAGGCGGAGGGCGATGAATCCGATCAGGAAGTGCAGGATGCCGGCAGCGATATAGCCGGCGCGGGCCGCGAGTTCGAAGCCCTTCGAATTGACGGCGTCCTCGGCCGCATCGGACGCCCTGTCGGCAACGTCCTTGCCGGTGGGGGAGTGCCCCGCCTTCTTCGAGTACTTGTCGGATGCCGTGCCTGGTGCCATGGGAATTCCACCTCCTCACCGGATCGGCGGGCGTCGCTGCTGCGGTCCCGGGCCGGCCCGGACCTCCATCCTGCCACTGCTCCGCCCGCCCTGGGCGGTTCCCGGTCCACTAGGTTGGAGCGGAAGGCTTTCGGGCAGTGCCGACGGGTGCTCGGGCTGCCGCACAGCGACGGGGAGGGCACGGATGGAGCAGTTCACGTACGGGGAACGGGGGGCCACCGACAGGCCCTTTCCCGAGCCGCTCGGTGGCGGGTGGCCCAGCGGGTACACGGTGATGGTGGAGTCCCACGGGATCGCGACGGAGGATCCGTCTGCCGCCTTCACGGCCCTGACGCGGGGGATCCTCGGCTGGGAACTGCACCGCCGCGCCGGGCTCACCATGGAGTCCGGGGCGGATCAGGCGGCACCCGGTGTCCGTGTCGTCTCGGGTTTCGGCATCGGCCCCGCAAGGATCAAGGCACCCTGCAGGGTTCTCTGGTCGAGGACACCACAGCTCGACGGTGCGGGCAGGGCAGTGCCCGGGCAGCGAGCCGGCTTCGGGTACGGCACGCTGCCCGGGCACCCCGTGCGGGCCGAGGAGGCCTTCTACGCCGAGCTGACGGCGGACAACCGCGTGCTGTTCAGCTGCGCCGCCTACAGCCTGCCGGCCGGCCCGGTGTTCCGGCTCGCGGCTCCGGTGACTCGGCTGACGCAGCGGTACGTCCTGTCCCGATACACCAGAGCTGCACGCGAACTGGCAGGCGGCGCCTGACCCCCGCACCGCATCGGCGGCGGTCCTCCGCCGGGCGCCGAAGGACTTGTTCCCGAATCAGGTCCGAAACCGCCCCGTAACCGACGGGTACTAGCTTGTGGATCTCGACGACCCGGAGAGGATCCAGCATGAACGACGTAGTAGGGCAGGAAGCTGCCGAGGTGCTGACGGACGGATTGGGCAGGCGGACATTCATGGGGGTCGTGGCCGCACTCGGCAGCCTGTCGGCCGCATCGGTGGCCGCGGCACCGTCGGCGCTCGCCGCTCCGCCCGTCGCCGGGCGAACACCGGCCGCACCCGGCAAGCCTCCCGGTACACCCGGTAACGGTCCCGCCGGGGGCACGTCCCGGGGCGGCATCCTCCAGCCCGGGCGCGGCAGCATCCGCGGCGACCACTACCTCTCCTCCACGCCGGACGAGGTCCTGTGGGGCTACGTCCCCACGGTCCACGCCGCGCCGGTGATGACCATGCGATCCGGCCGCACCGTCACCATCGATGCGCTCTCACACGAGGGGATCCTCGAGGACCAGGGCCGGAACCCGCTCGAGTACTTCGGTGCGCTCGGCGTGGACAGCGCCTCCGTGCTGCAGGACGCCGTGGACGTGGCCGGAGGCTACCGGCGCACGGAGCGACGGTTCGACGTCGACGGCCCCCACGTCGTCACCGGACCGATCGCCGTCGAGGGTGCCGAACCCGGCGACGTCCTGAAGATCGAGACGCTCGAGGTGCTCCCGCGCGTGCCCTACGGTGTCGTATCGAGCAGGCATGGAAAGGGTGGCCTCGCCGTGCAGCCCGGATCCACGCCTCCTGCCGGGATCACGCTCGAGGAGGTCATGCCCCCGGTCGCCACGGACAACCGGGCATCCGGCATCCCCTCGGACTACGGCAACGTCTCGGTGTTCACGAGGATCGACAAGGGCCAGGGAGTGATGACCAGCGGCGACATGAGCGTCAGGTTCCCGCTGCGGCCCTTCATGGGGATGATGGGAGTGGCCTTCGCGGACGCCGGCGGGCTCACCGCACCCGAGGCGAACTCCGTGCCTCCCACGCTCGGTGGCGGCAATATCGACATCCGCCATCTCGGCGCCGGATCCACCTTCTACCTGCCCGTCACCGCGCCGGGTGCCCTCTTCTACGTGGGTGATCCGCACATGGGCATGGGTGACGGGGAAGTCGCCCTGACGGCGATGGAGGGTTCACTGCGCGGTACCTTCCGGCTGACCGTCTGCAAGCCCGGGACCGGAGACGCCCCGTCCGTGGCCTACTCCTATCCGTTCGGCGAGACGAAGGACGCCTGGATCCCGATCGGCCTCTCCGACCCGGACGGCCTCGCCGGCGGAGGAGTATCGGGTGACCTGAACGTCGCAATGCGCCGCGCCGTCGTCAACGCACTCGATTTCCTCGAGCACGACCGCGGGATGGAACGTTCCGTGGCGTACGCCTACCTCTCCGCGGCGGCGGACTTCGCCGTCTCGCAGGTCGTGGACCGGACCGTGGGCGTGCACGGCCTCATCACGAAGGCGCATTTCGGCTGACTCCCGATGCCAAACCGTTACCAGCCCGGACTACT encodes the following:
- a CDS encoding CoA-binding protein, giving the protein MAHQNDPQVIRRLLSEHGRWAVVGLSDNPRRAAVGVSRFLLDRLGMEIVPVSLKGDDVHGQKGYRRLADVPGTIDVVDCFVNSSRVGAVVDQAIAVGARAVWLQLGVIDEDAARRAADAGLDVVMDTCPAMEAPALGL
- a CDS encoding membrane protein, which codes for MAPGTASDKYSKKAGHSPTGKDVADRASDAAEDAVNSKGFELAARAGYIAAGILHFLIGFIALRLAGGGSGSADQSGAIGQLAGTPGGSFLLWFCFIGCIALALFQLSEVFLGAKAVPDKEKLGFRLKSGGQAVVYATIGVTFGRFAMGGSSDSSSTTSSLSASLMSHPAGAALLLAIGVGILVVGGYFIYSGATRRFRQKLSGLPPGRAGSAVVLFGTVGYIAKGFALGVLGILVIVATVTNNPEQSTGIDGALKALREQPFGVWLLGAVALGLMAYGVFMVVRSKYQRM
- a CDS encoding DUF1990 domain-containing protein — encoded protein: MEQFTYGERGATDRPFPEPLGGGWPSGYTVMVESHGIATEDPSAAFTALTRGILGWELHRRAGLTMESGADQAAPGVRVVSGFGIGPARIKAPCRVLWSRTPQLDGAGRAVPGQRAGFGYGTLPGHPVRAEEAFYAELTADNRVLFSCAAYSLPAGPVFRLAAPVTRLTQRYVLSRYTRAARELAGGA
- a CDS encoding acetamidase, which translates into the protein MNDVVGQEAAEVLTDGLGRRTFMGVVAALGSLSAASVAAAPSALAAPPVAGRTPAAPGKPPGTPGNGPAGGTSRGGILQPGRGSIRGDHYLSSTPDEVLWGYVPTVHAAPVMTMRSGRTVTIDALSHEGILEDQGRNPLEYFGALGVDSASVLQDAVDVAGGYRRTERRFDVDGPHVVTGPIAVEGAEPGDVLKIETLEVLPRVPYGVVSSRHGKGGLAVQPGSTPPAGITLEEVMPPVATDNRASGIPSDYGNVSVFTRIDKGQGVMTSGDMSVRFPLRPFMGMMGVAFADAGGLTAPEANSVPPTLGGGNIDIRHLGAGSTFYLPVTAPGALFYVGDPHMGMGDGEVALTAMEGSLRGTFRLTVCKPGTGDAPSVAYSYPFGETKDAWIPIGLSDPDGLAGGGVSGDLNVAMRRAVVNALDFLEHDRGMERSVAYAYLSAAADFAVSQVVDRTVGVHGLITKAHFG